The following proteins come from a genomic window of Maylandia zebra isolate NMK-2024a linkage group LG22, Mzebra_GT3a, whole genome shotgun sequence:
- the gmpr gene encoding GMP reductase 1: MPRVDADLKLDFKDVLFRPKRSSLKSRSEVDLQRTFTFRNSKQTYTGIPIIAANMDTTGTFEMAQVLSKHTLFTAIHKHYSVEDWKNFAASHPECLEHVAASSGSGSADLEKLCAILEAVPALKYICLDVANGYSEYFVEFVKKVREKFPKHTIMAGNVVTGEMVEELILSGADIIKVGIGPGSVCTTRIKTGVGYPQLSAVIECADSAHGLKGHIISDGGCSCPGDVAKAFGAGADFVMMGGMLAGHDQCSGEVIEKNGKKYKLFYGMSSDTAMKKYTGGVAEYRASEGRTVEVPYKGDVENTIRDVLGGLRSTCTYVGAAKLKELSRRTTFIRVTQQSSYMFT, encoded by the exons GTGGATCTTCAGAGGACCTTTACATTCCGCAACTCTAAGCAGACCTACACAGGTATCCCCATCATTGCAGCCAACATGGACACCACAGGAACATTTGAGATGGCACAAGTTCTCAGTAAA CACACCCTCTTCACAGCCATTCATAAACACTACTCtgtagaagactggaaaaactttGCTGCTAGTCACCCAGAGTGCTTAGAG CACGTAGCTGCTAGCTCAGGGAGCGGCAGTGCAGATCTGGAGAAGCTGTGTGCCATCCTGGAAGCCGTCCCTGCCCTCAAGTACATTTGCCTGGACGTGGCCAATGGCTACTCTGAGTACTTTGTGGAGTTTGTCAAGAAAGTCAGAGAAAAGTTCCCCAAACACACCATCATG GCTGGCAACGTGGTAACAGGAGAGATGGTGGAGGAACTCATCCTGTCTGGGGCTGACATCATCAAAGTGGGCATCGGGCCAG GTTCTGTGTGCACAACAAGGATCAAGACAGGAGTGGGTTACCCACAGCTCAGTGCTGTTATAGAGTGTGCAGACTCCGCTCATGGACTCAAAGGTCACATTATCTCT GATGGTGGCTGCAGTTGCCCTGGAGATGTAGCTAAGGCCTTTG GTGCCGGTGCTGACTTTGTAATGATGGGAGGAATGCTCGCAGGCCACGACCAGTGCTCCGGGGAGGTCATTGAGAAAAATGGCAAGAAGTACAAACTATTTTACGGCATGAGCTCCGACACAGCCATGAAGAAATACACTGGGGGAGTTGCCGAGTATAG GGCATCAGAGGGGAGGACGGTCGAGGTTCCCTACAAAGGAGATGTGGAAAATACCATCCGGGATGTGCTGGGGGGCCTGCGCTCCACCTGCACCTATGTGGGTGCCGCCAAACTCAAAGAGCTGAGCCGCAGAACCACCTTTATCCGTGTCACACAGCAGTCTAGCTATATGTTCACTTAA
- the atxn1a gene encoding ataxin-1a has product MKSNQERSNECLPPKKREILSSTLPSENRSPIMPPATESQRSENMTWLASVAGGNESSVGAHRSSSHSDGSQYKSPSSISDSLTSASSLRVVSSLPTVYTSHLPQTTVGGAVHYTHLPHNMQFIASPYTAPYSYIPSQLLPPPPPPPLSSSSSAAQRPSHTETASAPSQASKQDQQRASTGRTSMPPPSTDPVPHHVQISTSPRTVPSSHHQGGTHLSPHSMYPHHTLGHSMSQVVVQYTDGPTRKEQGGSQRPRELHNGELERGRRYAAPLESNISKSGSKSRDATSSLSSYEARQMVLPTDYSPHDPSGLRTSVMLMPNSHGDHQLVPPRASPEKVTTSAPAHLEKSGNIMGKPVSRAPSLSSTTSSFTFPPPLSVDSLKAAVSTLPPQTVIQTTHNATEPLSMGLSSTSIYPQQPIIGYIAGGSGSSYHTSLQQHLLIPGPQPVIIPVSGGGVTTLEPVTSHVTSSTQAAPFPTTLPHTYIAATAPKGETLETHTGSFHQDAPGAVVQAQLHLPIVPAPPGLVATSAAHPPSSTVLPPSLPPYFIKGSIIQLADGELKRVEDLKTEDFIQSAEISSELKIDSSTVERIEGSHTSPNFAVVQFSVGEHRTQVSVEVLLEYPFFVFGQGWSSCCPDRTTQLLELPCTKLSVGDVCISLTLKNLRNGSLKKTQPLEPAAHASVPSSHGHLKPPRAVSDAPQSCSGGGPRHRERENGISQRGSGESGNGGRGISGVENGDLVFGERVSKGQVVGSTEAGSTKPSGSRKRRWSAPEGRKVEKSEEEPPLTLPKPSFIPHEVKISIEGRSNIGK; this is encoded by the exons ATGAAGTCCAACCAGGAGCGCAGTAATGAATGTCTGCCCCCAAAGAAGAGGGAAATCCTCTCTAGCACGCTACCATCTGAAAATCGCTCACCTATCATGCCACCTGCCACTGAGAGCCAGCGCTCAGAAAACATGACCTGGCTCGCCAGTGTGGCTGGTGGGAACGAGAGCAGTGTGGGTGCGCACCGTAGCTCCAGTCACTCTGACGGATCGCAGTATAAATCTCCCTCCTCCATATCAGACTCTTTGACCTCTGCCTCCTCACTGAGGGTGGTCTCATCTCTTCCTACAGTGTACACATCCCACCTGCCACAGACCACAGTTGGAGGAGCTGTCCATTACACCCATCTGCCTCACAATATGCAGTTTATAGCCTCACCTTACACTGCCCCATACAGTTACATCCCCTCTCAATTgcttcctcctccacctcctccccccctgtcctcctcttcctcggctGCACAGAGACCCTCACACACAGAGACGGCCTCTGCTCCTTCACAGGCCTCCAAGCAGGACCAGCAGCGAGCATCCACAGGACGTACCTCCATGCCTCCTCCTTCTACAGACCCTGTCCCTCACCATGTTCAAATATCAACATCCCCACGGACTGTGCCATCATCCCATCACCAAGGAGGCACTCACCTTTCGCCCCACTCAATGTACCCTCACCATACTTTGGGACACAGCATGTCTCAGGTGGTGGTGCAGTATACGGATGGACCCACCAGAAAAGAGCAAGGTGGCTCTCAGAGACCCAGAGAGCTCCACAATGGAGAGCTGGAAAGGGGCCGGCGGTATGCCGCGCCACTCGAGTCTAACATCTCCAAGTCAGGGAGCAAATCACGGGATGCCACATCCTCTTTGTCTTCCTATGAGGCTCGACAGATGGTTCTGCCAACAGACTACTCTCCGCATGATCCATCAGGGCTGAGAACCTCTGTCATGTTAATGCCCAACAGCCATGGGGACCACCAGCTGGTACCACCCAGAGCCAGCCCTGAGAAGGTGACAACTTCAGCCCCTGCACACCTGGAGAAAAGTGGCAACATCATGGGCAAGCCTGTCAGTCGTGCTCCATCCTTATCCAGCACCACCTCCTCTTTCACATTTCCACCCCCACTAAGTGTAGACAGCCTGAAAGCTGCTGTCAGCACACTGCCACCCCAGACCGTCATCCAGACCACCCACAACGCCACAGAGCCACTCTCAATGGGGCTCTCTTCCACCAGTATCTACCCTCAGCAACCTATTATCGGCTATATTGCAGGAGGCAGTGGTAGCAGCTACCACACCAGCCTACAGCAACACTTACTCATTCCAGGCCCCCAACCGGTCATCATCCCTGTCAGTGGAGGTGGAGTCACAACATTGGAGCCTGTAACCTCCCATGTTACATCATCTACCCAAGCTGCACCTTTTCCTACTACACTCCCACATACGTACATTGCCGCCACCGCCCCCAAAGGAGAAACTCTGGAGACCCACACTGGCTCATTTCACCAGGATGCCCCAGGTGCAGTGGTCCAAGCCCAGCTTCATCTCCCCATTGTTCCTGCTCCACCAGGGCTGGTGGCGACCTCCGCCGCACATCCCCCCTCTAGTACGGTGCTGCCTCCCTCGCTCCCCCCATATTTCATCAAAGGTTCCATCATCCAGTTGGCTGATGGCGAGCTGAAACGTGTGGAGGATCTGAAGACAGAGGACTTCATCCAGAGTGCTGAGATCAGCAGCGAGTTGAAGATAGACTCGTCCACAGTGGAGCGCATTGAGGGGAGCCACACCTCGCCCAACTTTGCTGTGGTTCAGTTCTCCGTTGGTGAACACCGTACACAG GTGAGCGTGGAGGTCTTGTTGGAATACCCCTTCTTCGTCTTTGGCCAAGGCTGGTCTTCATGCTGCCCGGACCGGACCACCCAGCTTCTGGAGCTGCCTTGTACCAAGCTTTCTGTAGGCGATGTTTGTATTTCACTCACGCTCAAGAACCTGAGGAACGGATCTCTGAAGAAGACTCAACCCCTGGAGCCGGCCGCCCACGCCTCTGTCCCCTCCAGCCACGGACACCTCAAACCCCCTAGAGCTGTGTCGGACGCTCCTCAGAGCTGCAGTGGAGGAGGTCCCAGGCACAGAGAGCGGGaaaatggcatcagccagcgaGGGAGTGGGGAGAGTGGAAATGGAGGTAGAGGGATCTCCGGTGTGGAAAACGGGGATCTCGTGTTTGGGGAAAGAGTTTCCAAAGGTCAGGTTGTCGGCAGTACAGAAGCTGGCTCTACTAAGCCATCGGGAAGCAGGAAGCGCAGATGGTCTGCGCCCGAGGGTCGAAAAGTAGAAAAATCAGAGGAGGAACCACCTTTGACCCTTCCCAAACCTTCCTTCATCCCTCATGAGGTGAAAATCAGCATTGAAGGAAGGTCAAATATTGGCAAGTGA